The nucleotide sequence AAAAACCAAGATCGAAGAAAAGATTAATAAACCTATTAAGTTAGAAGTGATTTCCGCAATAGAATTTTAGAAGTATAGGAGTTACATTGTTTTGGCTAATAGTATAATTATCTCTCAGATAGCATTTAGCATATTTAATAAAGGATATAAAATACTGTTTATCAATATTTTAATGGATATAAATTGAAATTAATCAATTTTCTAATCAAGAAATATTATCTTAGAACATACACAACACCTCAACTAAGTATCTCTGTAACAAAGGTTACCGAAAAATTGCATCTATAAATTTAAATTTGTCTTAAGCGATTTGAAAACAGTCGCGTAAAAATTAAGTTTATGGAAATAGAAGAAATGATTAAAGATCATTGCGGGACGATTATAGATGTAAGAACCGCTGCAGAATTTATTGGAGGTAGTGTAGTAGGAGCTATAAATATTCCGCTTAATGAAATACCTTTAAGAATGGAGGAAATTAAAGAATTAGAAAAACCTTTAATTTTATGCTGTAGATCTGGAAATAGAAGCGGACAAGCTCAGCAATACATCTCTAAAAATGATATTGAATGTTATAATGCCGGCTCGTGGCTGGATGTAAATTTCTATTTATCACAAACCGATTGATTATGTTAGAAAGAATTAAAAGCTTATTAGGTATTACTCCTGCACCAGATTATGCTGAATTGGTGAAAAATGGAGCACTTATTTTAGATGTTAGAAGTCCTAATGAATTTAATCAAGGGCATGTACAAGGTGCCAAAAACATTCCTCTTGAACATATACAAGGAAAGTTGAATACCTTAAAAAATAAGGAACAACCTATA is from Gillisia sp. Hel1_33_143 and encodes:
- a CDS encoding rhodanese-like domain-containing protein, producing the protein MLERIKSLLGITPAPDYAELVKNGALILDVRSPNEFNQGHVQGAKNIPLEHIQGKLNTLKNKEQPIITCCASGMRSASAKGVLKANGFTQVYNGGGWQRLNSKL
- a CDS encoding rhodanese-like domain-containing protein; translation: MEIEEMIKDHCGTIIDVRTAAEFIGGSVVGAINIPLNEIPLRMEEIKELEKPLILCCRSGNRSGQAQQYISKNDIECYNAGSWLDVNFYLSQTD